The following coding sequences are from one Venturia canescens isolate UGA chromosome 5, ASM1945775v1, whole genome shotgun sequence window:
- the LOC122411330 gene encoding uncharacterized protein yields MFKDSGRVCPFSENTTIASACFQIFRKNFLKPNTIGIIPTGGYRWAHNQSKKAISWLVWMEHSLNRRIIHAGRSREFKLPQNLLVDGYYETPDSAHVLQFHGCYWHGCLSCFTVNRDRVQSDGDTLNERLERTNAISQRIRSSGYTLTEIWECAYDRMIKTDLEMNAFVSDHPLVRAEPLNPRDAFFGGRTENMVTLYDVKDGEQIRYVDVCSLYPYICKYGKYPVGHPTVYVGDECRALTGPENNISLSRVEGLVKCTVLPPQNLYHPVLPVRMHQRLLFGLCRSCCETMNQDACPHEDPAERVFSGTWVVDELRKAIACGYKILTVSEIWQYKITQYNRDTQKGGLFTGYINTFLKIKQEASGWPEGYADDEAAQDRYITAFKTAEGVQLERGAVAKNPGLRSVAKLCLNSFWGKFGQRENLPQTEIVSTREKLMELLNSPEHEITGMLPVNNQVLYVNYTKTDDAVIPSNIANTVIAAYTTAQARLKLYTYLEPLGKRALYCDTDSVIYVTRKEPGEYEPPTGQLLGDLTDELSSYGEGSYIKSFISGGPKFYSFIVNTPSGAESEVCKVKGITLNYANSSLINYESIRSFIIGVRENPVVLQFDSIRRTPFHQVVTRPEKKSCMSLSVKRRRDGEYGSLPYGYK; encoded by the coding sequence ATGTTCAAGGACAGCGGACGCGTTTGCCCGTTTAGCGAAAACACAACAATCGCGTCCGCCTGCtttcaaatctttcgaaaaaattttttaaaacctaaCACGATCGGTATCATACCTACGGGTGGTTACAGATGGGCTCACAATCAGTCAAAAAAAGCGATCTCTTGGCTCGTGTGGATGGAGCATTCTTTAAATCGTCGTATCATTCACGCAGGACGCTCGCGCGAGTTTAAAttgcctcaaaatttattagtagACGGTTACTACGAAACACCTGATTCAGCCCACGTGTTACAGTTTCACGGTTGCTATTGGCACGGGTGTTTGAGCTGTTTCACTGTAAACAGAGACCGTGTACAAAGCGACGGTGATACACTGAACGAGCGTCTCGAGAGAACAAACGCTATATCGCAGAGAATCCGCTCAAGCGGCTACACGTTAACCGAGATTTGGGAGTGCGCGTATGACCGGATGATAAAAACAGATTTAGAGATGAACGCTTTTGTGAGTGATCACCCTCTGGTTCGAGCGGAGCCTCTCAATCCGCGCGATGCTTTTTTCGGTGGTCGCACGGAAAACATGGTCACTCTGTACGACGTGAAAGACGGGGAGCAGATACGATATGTTGACGTTTGCTCTTTGTACCCATACATCTGCAAGTACGGCAAATATCCGGTGGGCCATCCAACGGTATACGTCGGCGACGAGTGCAGGGCGCTGACAGGTCCCGAAAATAATATCAGTCTTTCCCGCGTCGAGGGCCTTGTTAAATGTACAGTGCTTCCACCGCAAAATCTTTATCATCCGGTGCTGCCGGTGCGAATGCATCAGCGCCTGTTATTCGGGTTATGTCGTAGCTGCTGCGAAACAATGAACCAGGACGCGTGTCCTCATGAAGACCCCGCGGAGCGTGTGTTTAGCGGTACTTGGGTAGTGGATGAATTGCGAAAAGCTATTGCGTGCgggtataaaatattaaccGTGAGCGAGATTTGGCAGTATAAAATAACGCAGTACAACCGCGATACGCAGAAGGGGGGCCTTTTCACCGGGTACATAAACACTTTTcttaaaatcaaacaagagGCCAGCGGTTGGCCCGAGGGTTATGCAGATGACGAGGCTGCCCAAGATCGTTATATAACTGCTTTTAAGACAGCCGAAGGGGTTCAGCTGGAGCGGGGTGCGGTAGCGAAAAACCCGGGGCTGCGCTCGGTAGCCAAACTTTGTCTTAACTCCTTTTGGGGTAAATTTGGACAACGCGAAAATTTACCACAAACAGAAATAGTGTCGACACGCGAAAAACTTATGGAGTTGCTAAATAGCCCCGAGCACGAGATCACTGGTATGCTACCTGTTAACAACCAGGTGCTGTATGTTAATTATACGAAAACCGATGATGCTGTAATACCGTCTAATATAGCAAATACTGTCATAGCTGCATACACCACAGCCCAAGCCCGTTTAAAACTTTACACCTACCTCGAACCGCTGGGTAAGCGTGCTCTGTACTGCGACACCGATTCCGTTATTTATGTCACGAGAAAAGAGCCTGGAGAGTATGAACCGCCAACGGGTCAATTGCTAGGGGATTTAACCGACGAGCTAAGCTCTTACGGCGAGGGCAGTTACATTAAGTCTTTCATCTCAGGCGGccctaaattttattctttcatagtTAATACGCCGAGCGGCGCGGAAAGCGAGGTTTGCAAGGTTAAAGGCATAACGCTGAATTACGCAAACAGCTCGCTGATAAATTACGAATCAATACGGTCATTTATAATAGGTGTGAGAGAAAATCCTGTTGTACTACAGTTTGATTCAATACGTCGTACACCGTTCCACCAGGTTGTCACACGACCCGAAAAGAAATCGTGCATGTCTCTGAGCGTCAAGCGAAGACGTGATGGCGAATACGGCTCGCTCCCTTACGGCTACAAATAA